The Episyrphus balteatus chromosome 4, idEpiBalt1.1, whole genome shotgun sequence genome includes a window with the following:
- the LOC129919604 gene encoding uncharacterized protein LOC129919604: protein MAPPTAEKTETSKPTTELSSNGNSNLSKVPGWMNEENFQSVLEESVPEYRKTLNFEVKETGGGGENYASVMMRVKTKVELQDGSTKDVAFMIKTVPEGEQGAAMVTMLGLFPKETLMYGKYLREFEETYRSVGKEVTFGPKFYKLKNDPGVEYVLLEDISPKGFKNVKRQDGLDTDHTKSVLKILAQLHAVSAVRFKQKGDYENSLMVSPFGEESRESLEAMMKPLLKILLKCFSKHKTGIKYLAKLKPIFDKTTEKYIEVGKLNLDDFNVIVHGDLWTNNIMFRHNDEGKREETILIDYQMSRFATPVVDLFYFLLSSPSLDIKVECFDEFIQYYHDNLVENLKLLNYPKKIPTLKQLRMDLMKYSFWSIATATGILAAVLLDPNENASMNNFFDENQEGIDFQTQLYSNPRYVKHLDIVLPWMDKMGFLDD, encoded by the exons ATGGCACCACCTACAGCTGAAAAAACTGAAACCTCAAAACCTACAACAGAACTAAGTTCCAATGGAAACAGTAACTTATCAAAAGTACCAGGTTGGATGAATGAAGAGAATTTCCAAAGTGTTCTAGAGGAAAGTGTTCCAGAATAtagaaaaacattaaactttGAAGTCAAAGAAACTGGTGGTGGTGGAGAGAATTATGCATCGGTAATGATGAGAGTTAAAACTAAAGTGGAACTTCAAG ATGGATCCACAAAAGACGTTGCATTTATGATCAAAACAGTTCCAGAAGGCGAACAAGGAGCTGCAATGGTAACGATGTTGGGATTGTTTCCAAAAGAAACTTTAATGTATGGCAAATATTTGCGTGAATTCGAAGAAACTTATCGATCTGTCGGTAAAGAAGTCACATTTGGTCCGAAATTTTACAAACTAAAAAATGATCCTGGTGTTGAGTATGTTCTTTTGGAAGATATCTCCCCAAAAGGATTTAAAAACGTTAAAAGACAAGATGGTCTCGATACGGACCATACCAAatcagttttgaaaattttagccCAACTACATGCAGTTTCTGCTGTTCGATTTAAACAAAAAGGTGATTACGAAAATTCCCTCATGGTGAGTCCTTTCGGAGAGGAATCTCGGGAGAGTCTTGAAGCAATGATGAAACCTTTGTTAAAGATATTACTGAAATGCTTTAGCAAGCACAAAACAGGAATCAAGTATTTGGCAAAACTC AAACCAATATTTGATAAAACGACAGAGAAATACATTGAAGTTGGGAAACTCAATTTAGACGATTTCAATGTTATCGTTCATGGAGACTTATGGACAAATAACATCATGTTTCGACACAATGACGAAGGCAAGAGGGAAGAAACAATTCTAATTGATTATCAAATGAGTCGATTTGCAACTCCTGTAGTGGACTTATTTTACTTCTTGCTTTCTTCACCGAGCTTGGACATCAAAGTTGAATGTTTTGATGAATTTATACAATATTACCATGACAATTTGgtagaaaatttgaaattactcaactatccaaaaaaaataccaacattAAAACAATTGAGAATGGATTTGATGAAATATAGTTTTTGGA GTATTGCAACAGCAACTGGTATTTTAGCTGCGGTTCTATTAGACCCAAACGAAAATGCCAGTATGAATAATTTCTTTGATGAAAACCAAGAAGGCATTGATTTTCAAACCCAGTTATATTCCAATCCTAGATATGTCAAGCATTTGGATATTGTATTGCCATGGATGGATAAAATGGGATTTTTAGATGATTAa
- the LOC129919609 gene encoding uncharacterized protein LOC129919609 — MAQTTTTESTKVLTWINAENFQSVFEENVPGYRKTLNFEVKETGGGGENYASVMMRVKAKLELQDGSTKDIAFMIKTIPEGEQGVAVVQMMGLFPKETLMYGKYLREFEETYRSVGKEVTFGPKFYKLKNDPGAEYVLLEDISPKGFKNVKRQDGLDTDHTKSVLKILAELHAVSAVRFEQKGNYENSLMVSTFREDSRESLETMLKPLMKILVNCFSKHETGIKYLPKLKPFFDKMAERYIEDSKLNLEDFNVIIHGDLWTNNIMFRHNEEGKREETILIDYQMSRYSSPVLDLFYFLLSSPSLDIKVSCFDEFIQYYHENLVENLKLLKYPKKIPTLKQLRMDLMKYSFWSIAITTGVLTAVLLDPTENASMNNFFEQNEEAKDFQTQLYANPRYIKHLDVLLPWMDKMGYLDDN, encoded by the exons atggcacaaacaacaacaacagaatcAACAAAAGTACTAACTTGGATAAATGCAGAGAATTTTCAAAGTGTTTTCGAGGAAAATGTTCCAGGATAtagaaaaacattaaactttGAAGTTAAAGAAACTGGCGGTGGTGGAGAGAATTATGCATCGGTGATGATGAGAGTTAAAGCTAAATTGGAACTTCAAG ATGGCTCCACAAAAGACATTGCATTTATGATCAAAACAATTCCCGAAGGTGAACAAGGTGTTGCAGTTGTCCAAATGATGGGTTTATTTCCAAAAGAGACTTTAATGTATGGCAAGTATTTGCGGGAATTCGAAGAAACTTATCGATCTGTCGGCAAAGAAGTCACATTTGGTCCGAAATTTTACAAACTTAAGAACGATCCTGGTGCTGAGTATGTTCTTTTGGAAGACATTTCCCCAAAAGGATTTAAAAATGTGAAAAGACAAGATGGTCTCGATACGGACCATACCAAatcagttttgaaaattttagcgGAACTACATGCAGTTTCAGCTGTtcgatttgaacaaaaaggCAATTACGAAAATTCCCTCATGGTGAGTACTTTCAGGGAGGATTCTCGGGAAAGTCTTGAAACGATGTTGAAACCATTGATGAAGATTTTAGTAAACTGCTTTAGCAAACACGAAACGGGGATTAAATATTTGCCAAAACTg aaaccattttttgacaaaatggcagAGAGATACATTGAGGACAGTAAACTTAATTTAGAAGATTTCAATGTTATTATTCATGGTGACTTATGGACGAATAACATTATGTTTCGACACAATGAAGAAGGCAAACGGGAAGAGACAATTCTAATTGATTATCAAATGAGTCGTTATTCAAGTCCTGTTTTAGATTTATTCTACTTTTTGTTGTCTTCACCGAGCTTAGACAttaaagtgtcatgttttgatgAATTTATTCAATACTATCATGAAAATTTGGTAGAGAATCTTAAATTACTCAAGTATCCAAAGAAGATACCAACTTTGAAACAATTGAGAATGGATTTGATGAAATATAGTTTTTGGA GTATTGCAATAACAACTGGTGTTTTAACTGCTGTATTATTAGATCCAACTGAAAATGCTAgtatgaataacttttttgagcAAAATGAAGAAGCTAAAGATTTTCAAACACAATTGTATGCCAATCCAAGATATATCAAGCATTTGGATGTTTTATTGCCATGGATGGACAAAATGGGATATTTAGATGATAATTAA
- the LOC129919605 gene encoding uncharacterized protein LOC129919605: protein MAPENTEKSKLLTESTVNGEDKLSSLPTWINEENFQSVFEENIPGYRKTLSFEVKETGGGGENYASMMMRVKAKVELKDGSTKDIAFMIKTTPQGEQGAAMVTMMGLFPKETAMYGKYLLEFEKMYRSVGKEVTFGPKFYKLKNDPGVEYVLLEDISPRGFKNVNRQNGLDMDHTNSVLKILAQLHAVSAVRYELKGDYEESFMKSPFNEDSRESLDAMMKPMIKVIKECYAKHETGIKYLPKLELLFDKMIEKFIDENKLNLNEFNVIVHGDLWSNNIMFRHNDEGKREETILIDYQMSRFATPVVDLFYFLLSSPSLDIKVSCFDEFIQFYYDNLVENLKLLNYPKKLPTLKQLRMDLLKYSSFGVSTLTGILAAILLDPTENANIDNFLEENTEATDFKTKLYDNPRYIKHLEVILPWMDKMGYLDES from the exons ATGGCACCAGAAAATACTGAAAAATCAAAGCTTTTAACAGAATCCACAGTTAATGGAGAAGACAAACTATCAAGCCTTCCAACTTGGATAAATGAAGAGAATTTCCAAAGTGTATTCGAGGAAAATATCCCAGGATATAGAAAAACATTAAGCTTTGAAGTTAAAGAAACTGGTGGTGGTGGAGAAAATTATGCATCGATGATGATGAGAgtcaaagctaaagtggaactTAAAG ATGGCTCCACAAAAGACATTGCATTTATGATCAAAACAACTCCACAAGGCGAACAAGGTGCCGCAATGGTAACCATGATGGGGTTATTTCCAAAGGAAACAGCAATGTACGGCAAGTACTtacttgaatttgaaaaaatgtatcgATCTGTCGGCAAAGAAGTCACATTTGGTCCGAAATTTTACAAACTCAAAAATGATCCTGGTGTTGAGTATGTTCTTTTAGAAGATATCTCCCCGAGAGGATTTAAAAACGTGAATAGACAAAATGGTCTCGATATGGACCATACCAActcagttttgaaaattttagccCAGCTACATGCTGTTTCTGCTGTTCGATATGAACTAAAAGGTGATTATGAAGAATCCTTTATGAAAAGTCCTTTCAATGAAGATTCTCGTGAAAGTCTTGACGCCATGATGAAACCAATGATAAAGGTTATTAAGGAATGTTATGCTAAGCATGAAACTGGTATCAAATATTTACCAAAATTG GAACTTTTGTTTGATAAAATGATAGAAAAATTCATTGATgaaaataaacttaatttaaatgaatttaatgtTATTGTTCATGGTGATTTATGGTCGAATAACATCATGTTTCGACACAATGACGAAGGCAAACGAGAAGAGACAATTCTAATTGATTATCAAATGAGTCGATTTGCAACTCCTGTTGTCGATTTATTCTACTTTTTACTATCTTCACCGAGTTTAGATATCAAAGTTTCATGTTTTGAtgaatttatacaattttactATGACAATTTAgttgaaaatctaaaattacTAAACTATCCAAAGAAATTGCCAACATTGAAACAATTGAGAAtggatttattaaaatataGTTCATTTG gtgtatCAACTTTAACTGGTATTTTGGCTGCGATACTTTTAGACCCAACTGAGAATGCAAATATTGATAATTTCCTGGAAGAAAATACAGAAGCTACGGATTTTAAAACCAAGTTGTATGATAATCCAAGATACATTAAGCATTTAGAGGTTATATTGCCATGGATGGATAAAATGGGATATTTAGATGAATCTTAA
- the LOC129919610 gene encoding uncharacterized protein LOC129919610, whose translation MMTASIPPWINENHIIDVLEENLQGFKSINKFKSCIAGGAGENYQSVIVRVQINAELKDGSTKDVSFIIKTVPQIEQAAMMLAMMGHFPKENLMYSKYLPTFEKMYTEIGQEITFGPKHYTLKKNPESDYVLLDDLCLEGYKNQNRIEGLDKEHTEAALKKLAEFHAASAVHCQVNGGELEGPLVNGMFNDQMIGMFVAMMKPTLEIFLKSLEINEIDSKYIEKARAMIDVVMDKFIELNKPNLKDFNVICHGDLWSNNIMFLHDEVNGKLKETRFVDFQLSRYASPVIDLYYFLLTSPKLEIKVANFDEFIQFYHENLIKNLKLLNYSKKLPTLKDLHLDLLKKNFWGFSTLTNTCAGILLDPSDACNVEDFLKEGDAADQIKMKLYTNPKYVKQLKVILPWMDSRGLLDL comes from the exons atgatgacTGCTTCAATTCCCCCATGGATAAATGAAAATCACATTATTGATGTTTTGGAGGAAAATCTTCAAGGATTCAAAagtataaataaattcaaatcatGCATTGCGGGTGGTGCTGGCGAAAACTATCAATCTGTTATTGTAAGAGTTCAAATTAATGCAGAACTAAAAG ATGGCTCAACCAAAGATGTCAGCTTTATAATCAAAACTGTCCCCCAAATTGAACAAGCTGCAATGATGTTAGCCATGATGGGACATTTTCCAAAAGAAAATCTAATGTACTCTAAATATTTACCAACATTCGAAAAAATGTACACCGAAATTGGTCAAGAAATCACTTTCGGTCCGAAACACTACACTCTCAAGAAGAATCCTGAGTCAGATTATGTCCTTTTAGATGATCTTTGTCTTGAAGgttacaaaaatcaaaatcgtatcGAAGGACTTGACAAAGAACACACTGAAGCAGCATTGAAGAAATTAGCTGAATTTCATGCTGCTTCTGCAGTTCATTGTCAAGTTAATGGAGGAGAGTTGGAAGGACCTTTGGTAAATGGTATGTTTAATGACCAAATGATTGGAATGTTTGTAGCCATGATGAAACCAACTTTGGAAATATTcttaaaaagtcttgaaatcaATGAAATTGATTCAAAATATATCGAAAAGGCG CGAGCTATGATTGACGTTGTGATGGACAAGTTCATTGAGCTAAACAAACCCAATCTTAAGGACTTCAATGTTATCTGTCATGGCGATTTGTGGTCGAATAATATTATGTTCTTGCACGATGAAGTCAATGGGAAACTCAAAGAAACACGATTTGTTGATTTCCAATTGTCACGATATGCTTCGCCAGTTATTGATTTGTATTACTTTTTGCTAACATCTCCAAAACTTGAAATCAAGGTTGCCAACTTTGatgaatttattcaattttatcatGAAAATTTGATAAAGAATTTGAAGCTATTAAATTACTCAAAGAAGTTGCCAACTTTGAAGGACTTGCATTTGGAtcttttgaaaaagaatttttggg gtttttcaaCATTAACAAATACTTGTGCTGGTATTTTATTGGATCCATCTGATGCTTGTAATGTAGAAGACTTTCTTAAAGAAGGTGATGCTGCTGAtcaaattaaaatgaaactCTACACAAATCCAAAATATGTTAAGCAATTGAAAGTTATTTTACCATGGATGGATAGTCGTGGTTTATTGGACTTGTAA